The following proteins are encoded in a genomic region of Triticum dicoccoides isolate Atlit2015 ecotype Zavitan chromosome 1B, WEW_v2.0, whole genome shotgun sequence:
- the LOC119329741 gene encoding DNA replication licensing factor MCM6-like, with the protein MEAFGGFFVDEKAARVENIFLEFLKRFKEPDAAEPFYDVEMEAMRSRESTTMYVDFAHVMRFNDVLQKAISEEYLRFEPYLRNACKRFVMEHRAGENRAPIISDDSPNKDINIAFYNIPMLKRLRELGTAEIGKLTAVTGVVTRTSEVRPELLQGTFKCLDCGNVVKNVDQQFKYTEPIICVNATCQNRSRWALLRQDSKFTDWQRVRMQETSKEIPAGSLPRSLDVILRHEIVEKARAGDTVIFTGTVVAVPDVMALTSPGERAECRREGPQRKNGSGVQEGVKGLKSLGVRDLSYRLAFVANSVQVADGRRDVDIRDRDIDGDGSERQKFTEEEEDEVVRMRNTPDFFNKIVDSICPTVFGHQEIKRALLLMLLGGVHKITHEGINLRGDINVCIVGDPSCAKSQFLKYTAGIVPRSVYTSGKSSSAAGLTATVAKEPETGEFCIEAGALMLADNGICCIDEFDKMDIKDQVAIHEAMEQQTISITKAGIQATLNARTSILAAANPTGGRYDKSKPLKYNVALPPAILSRFDLVYIMIDEPDENTDYHIAHHIVRVHQKREEALSPAFSTAELKRYFAFAKSLKPQLSSEAKKVLVESYVVLRRGDSTPGTRVAYRMTVRQLEALIRLSEAIARSHLERIVLPAHVRMAVKLLKTSIISVESSEVDLSDFQDAPLDHDDEQPVQGDATQQDGADEPAEVIKKKLVITEEHFQRVTQALVMRLRQHEESVKKDGDGLAGMKQGDLIIWYVEQQNAQGAYSSTEEVKEEVKCIKAIIERLIQREGHLVVIDEGTAAAEGAAARASEHRILAVNPNYVID; encoded by the exons ATGGAGGCGTTCGGCGGCTTCTTCGTGGACGAGAAGGCGGCGCGTGTGGAGAACATCTTCCTCGAGTTCCTTAAGCG GTTCAAGGAGCCGGATGCGGCGGAGCCGTTTTACGATGTAGAGATGGAGGCGATGCGGTCGCGTGAGTCCACCACCATGTACGTCGATTTCGCGCACGTCATGCGCTTCAACGACGTCCTCCAGAAGGCCATCTCCGAGGAGTACCTTAG GTTTGAGCCGTACCTTCGCAATGCGTGCAAGAGGTTTGTGATGGAACACAGAGCTGGCGAGAACCGTGCGCCAATAATCTCCGACGACAGCCCCAACAAGGATATTAATATTGCCTTCTACAACATTCCGATGCTGAAAAG GTTGAGAGAGCTGGGGACAGCAGAGATTGGTAAGCTCACAGCTGTAACGGGGGTTGTAACAAGGACGAGTGAGGTCCGACCTGAGTTATTGCAAGGCACCTTCAAGTGCCTTGATTGTGGAAATGTTGTTAAAAATGTAGACCAGCAGTTCAAGTATACTGAG CCAATAATATGCGTTAATGCAACATGCCAAAACCGATCAAGATGGGCCCTTCTCCGTCAGGATAGCAAATTTACAGATTGGCAGCGGGTCAGGATGCAGGAGACATCAAAAGAGATACCTGCTGGGTCACTACCTCGTTCCCTGGATGTCATTCTGCGGCATGAGATTGTTGAGAAGGCTAGAGCTGGGGATAC GGTCATATTTACCGGAACGGTTGTTGCTGTTCCAGATGTTATGGCATTAACTTCACCTGGTGAGAGAGCAGAGTGTCGCCGGGAAGGTCCTCAGCGGAAGAATGGGTCAGGTGTCCAAGAAGGTGTAAAGGGCTTGAAGTCCCTTGGAGTACGAGATCTCTCATATCGCCTTGCTTTTGTGGCCAACTCAGTGCAG GTGGCGGATGGCAGGAGGGACGTGGACATCAGGGACCGTGACATAGATGGTGATGGCAGCGAGAGACAGAAGTTCACT gaagaggaggaggatgaggttGTTAGGATGAGAAACACTCCTGATTTTTTTAATAAGATAGTTGATAGCATATGTCCCACTGTCTTTGGTCATCAAGAAATAAAGAGGGCACTTCTCCTTATGCTCTTGGGTGGTGTTCACAAGATAACACATGAAGGCATAAACCTTAGAGGAGACATAAATGTCTGTATTGTTGGAGATCCAAGTTGTGCAAAGTCTCAGTTTTTAAA ATACACTGCTGGTATTGTTCCGCGATCTGTTTACACATCAGGGAAGTCCTCGTCTGCTGCTGGATTGACAGCAACTGTTGCGAAAGAACCTGAGACCGGTGaattttgtattgag GCAGGTGCACTCATGTTAGCTGATAATGGCATCTGTTGTATTGATGAATTTGATAAGATGGATATTAAGGATCAG GTTGCTATACATGAAGCAATGGAGCAGCAAACCATCAGCATAACAAAAGCTGGAATACAAGCAACTTTGAATGCACGAACTTCAATACTGGCAGCAGCAAATCCCACAGGAGGACGGTATGACAAGTCAAAACCACTTAAG TACAATGTGGCGCTACCTCCAGCCATTCTTTCAAGATTTGATCTGGTATACATCATGATTGATGAACCTGATGAAAACACTGACTACCACATTGCTCATCACATTGTGAGAGTCCATCAAAAACGTGAAGAAGCACTTTCCCCCGCATTTAGCACTGCAGAATTGAAGCGCTACTTTGCTTTTGCAAAGTCTTTGAAACCTCAG TTGAGTTCTGAAGCAAAGAAAGTTCTGGTCGAATCATATGTTGTCCTCCGTAGAGGTGACAGTACTCCTGGTACTAGGGTTGCTTACAGGATGACAGTTAGGCAACTGGAGGCGCTAATCAGGCTGTCAGAAGCTATTGCCAGAAGCCATTTGGAAAGAATT GTTCTCCCTGCTCATGTCCGCATGGCAGTTAaattactcaaaacatccataataaG TGTGGAATCAAGTGAAGTTGACCTATCTGATTTTCAAGATGCACCTCTTGATCATGATGATGAACAGCCAGTACAAGGAGATGCTACTCAACAAGATGGTGCAG ATGAACCAGCAGAGGTGATTAAGAAGAAACTGGTTATTACTGAAGAACATTTCCAGAGAGTTACACAAGCTTTGGTCATGAGACTGCGGCAACACGAAGAATCAGTCAAGAAAGACG GGGATGGTCTGGCTGGCATGAAGCAAGGGGATCTAATCATTTGGTATGTTGAGCAGCAGAATGCCCAAGGCGCATATAGTTCTACAGAAGAGGTGAAGGAGGAAGTAAAGTGCATCAAGGCCATTATAGAG aGGCTGATACAGAGGGAAGGCCATCTTGTGGTCATAGATGAAGGAACAGCGGCAGCAGAAGGTGCTGCGGCAAGGGCATCGGAGCACAGAATCCTGGCTGTTAACCCGAACTACGTCATTGATTGA